In the genome of Solibacillus silvestris, one region contains:
- a CDS encoding 23S rRNA (guanosine(2251)-2'-O)-methyltransferase RlmB, which translates to MAEKRQPNRKPRDFKGRDKKADTFKTHEKKQQEKPQSAQEEVTGEMIAGKNPVLEALRSGREINKLWIAEGVKKTGVQELMDLAKEQGVLVQFVPKQKVDKLAENHQGIVASVAAYDYAELDDLFNVAKAKNEDPFFLILDELEDPHNLGSIMRTADAIGAHGIIIPKRRAVGLTAVVAKASTGAIEHVPVVRVTNLAQTVDELKDRGVWIAGTDAKGSADYRKMDATLPLALIIGSEGKGMSRLLKDKCDFLYHLPMVGHVTSLNASVAAALLMYEVYRKRQEANG; encoded by the coding sequence ATGGCAGAGAAAAGACAGCCAAATCGTAAACCAAGAGATTTTAAAGGGCGCGATAAAAAAGCAGATACTTTTAAAACTCATGAGAAAAAGCAACAAGAAAAACCGCAATCTGCCCAGGAAGAAGTAACAGGAGAAATGATTGCAGGAAAAAACCCGGTACTTGAAGCACTTCGCTCCGGCCGTGAAATCAATAAGTTATGGATTGCTGAAGGCGTTAAAAAAACGGGTGTACAGGAGTTAATGGACTTAGCGAAAGAGCAAGGTGTCCTCGTGCAGTTTGTACCAAAGCAAAAAGTTGATAAGCTTGCAGAAAATCATCAGGGGATTGTGGCATCGGTCGCGGCATATGACTATGCAGAATTGGATGATTTATTTAACGTAGCGAAGGCAAAAAACGAAGATCCGTTCTTTTTAATATTGGACGAGTTGGAAGATCCGCATAACTTAGGATCGATTATGCGTACGGCAGATGCGATCGGTGCACACGGTATCATTATTCCGAAGCGTCGTGCAGTAGGTTTAACAGCAGTAGTTGCTAAAGCTTCCACAGGTGCTATCGAGCATGTACCTGTTGTGCGTGTGACCAATTTGGCCCAAACGGTGGATGAGCTAAAAGACCGCGGTGTATGGATTGCCGGAACAGATGCAAAAGGTTCGGCAGATTATCGTAAAATGGATGCAACATTACCGCTTGCATTAATTATTGGTAGTGAAGGTAAGGGAATGAGCCGTCTTTTAAAAGATAAATGTGACTTCTTATATCACTTACCGATGGTTGGTCATGTAACATCATTGAATGCTTCCGTAGCAGCGGCATTACTTATGTATGAAGTGTACCGCAAACGACAAGAAGCTAACGGATGA
- a CDS encoding ribonuclease III: MQNLTPHDVIQLNALALAYMGDAVLEQRIREHLILSGRAKPNTLHKEATKYVSAKSQSNIVHRMIEENYLTEEEQAVFRRGRNAKSGSVPKNTDVRTYRNSSGFEAVLGFLFLSNEHHRANEIIDYAIEIVEQAKGV; this comes from the coding sequence ATGCAAAATTTAACACCACATGATGTCATACAGCTAAATGCACTGGCGCTCGCTTATATGGGCGACGCCGTGCTGGAACAAAGAATTCGTGAACATTTAATATTGTCGGGCCGCGCAAAGCCTAACACATTGCATAAAGAGGCGACAAAATATGTTTCGGCCAAGTCCCAGTCCAATATTGTACATCGTATGATCGAAGAAAATTATTTAACAGAAGAAGAGCAAGCTGTTTTCCGTAGAGGACGCAATGCCAAATCAGGATCTGTTCCGAAAAACACAGATGTACGCACATATCGTAATAGCTCAGGATTTGAGGCGGTTTTAGGCTTCCTATTCCTCAGCAATGAACATCATCGCGCAAATGAAATAATCGATTACGCAATCGAAATTGTCGAACAGGCAAAAGGAGTGTAA
- a CDS encoding cysteine--tRNA ligase, whose product MTIQIFNSLTRQKEPFIPLEEGKVKMYVCGPTVYNYIHIGNSRPVIVYDTVRRYLQYAGYEVKFVSNFTDVDDKIIKAANELGEETSVLTDRFIAAYFEDITALGCQKADAHPRVTEHMDDIIEFIKVLIDKGYAYESQGDVYYRTRKFNGYGKLSHQSIDDLKVGARIEAGEKKEDPLDFALWKAAKAGEIKWASPWGEGRPGWHIECSVMAREHLGDTIDIHAGGQDLTFPHHENEIAQSEAHNDKTFARYWMHNGYINIDNEKMSKSLGNFILVNDIRQQIDPQVLRFFMLSVHYRNPINFAQDLVEAAKNGLDRIRTSYTNVEHRLTSSASLGDNSEQWLEKIGHIKVDFENAMNDDFNTANAVSALFELSHIANVYLNEANTDKEVLQAILTMFDTIGNVLGIHIKVEAGLLDEEIEALIEERNQARKNRDFARSDEIRDQLLGMDIVLEDTRQGTRWKRGQ is encoded by the coding sequence ATGACGATTCAAATCTTCAATTCGTTGACAAGACAAAAAGAACCATTTATTCCGTTGGAGGAAGGCAAAGTAAAAATGTATGTATGCGGACCGACTGTATACAATTACATTCATATTGGGAATTCCCGTCCGGTAATCGTCTATGATACAGTACGTCGCTATTTACAGTATGCAGGCTATGAGGTGAAATTCGTTTCGAACTTTACCGATGTGGATGACAAAATTATTAAAGCAGCAAATGAATTAGGTGAAGAAACTTCTGTCTTAACAGATCGCTTTATCGCTGCTTACTTTGAAGATATTACGGCGCTTGGATGCCAAAAGGCGGATGCCCATCCACGTGTAACAGAGCATATGGATGATATTATCGAGTTCATAAAAGTGCTGATCGACAAAGGCTACGCATATGAATCCCAAGGCGATGTTTATTATCGTACGCGTAAATTCAATGGCTACGGTAAGTTAAGTCACCAATCTATCGATGATTTAAAAGTAGGAGCACGTATTGAAGCCGGCGAGAAAAAGGAAGACCCGTTGGATTTCGCATTATGGAAAGCGGCGAAAGCAGGCGAAATTAAGTGGGCATCACCATGGGGAGAAGGACGTCCAGGATGGCATATTGAGTGTTCTGTAATGGCACGTGAGCATTTAGGTGATACAATCGATATTCACGCAGGCGGACAGGATTTAACATTCCCTCACCATGAAAACGAAATTGCCCAATCTGAAGCGCATAATGATAAAACATTCGCGCGTTATTGGATGCATAACGGCTATATTAATATTGATAATGAAAAAATGTCAAAATCACTGGGCAACTTTATATTAGTGAATGATATCCGCCAGCAAATTGACCCGCAAGTGTTGCGTTTCTTTATGCTGTCTGTTCATTACCGTAATCCGATCAACTTCGCTCAGGATTTAGTGGAAGCAGCGAAAAATGGTTTAGACCGTATTCGTACATCTTATACGAATGTGGAGCACCGTCTCACATCTTCTGCAAGTTTAGGGGATAACAGTGAGCAATGGCTTGAAAAAATTGGTCATATTAAAGTTGATTTCGAAAACGCGATGAATGATGACTTTAATACAGCAAATGCGGTTTCGGCGCTATTTGAACTTTCCCATATTGCCAATGTGTATTTAAACGAAGCAAATACGGATAAAGAAGTATTGCAGGCAATTTTAACGATGTTTGATACAATTGGAAATGTACTAGGTATTCATATAAAAGTAGAAGCTGGCTTACTCGATGAAGAAATTGAGGCATTAATCGAGGAACGTAATCAAGCCCGCAAAAACCGTGATTTCGCTCGTTCAGATGAAATCCGTGACCAACTGCTGGGCATGGATATTGTGCTTGAAGACACTCGTCAAGGTACACGCTGGAAACGAGGACAGTAA
- a CDS encoding glutamate--tRNA ligase — MTKTVRVRYAPSPTGFLHIGGARTALFNYLYAKHHNGTFVVRIEDTDIERNVEGGEASQLDNLRWLGITPDESIDIGGPYAPYRQMERLDIYKEHAEKMLENGQAYKCFCTSEELEASREKQKAQGVAAPAYDGKCRHLTAEEVAEKEAAGIPHTIRMRVPENVTYQFTDLVRGEVSFESKDIGDWVLVKANGIPTYNYAVVLDDHFMEITHVFRGEEHLSNTPKQMMIFDAFGWEYPQYGHMTLIVNEERKKLSKRDESIIQFVTQYKDLGYLPEAMFNFFALLGWSPEGEEEIFSHDEFVKLFDEKRLSKSPSMFDKTKLTWMNNQYIKKMSHEEVVALALPHLQKAGLLPEELSEEQHAWASDLIALYHEQMSFGAEIVELSSQFFTEEIAYDEEANEVLAGETVPAVMASFKTQLEALETFDAASIKAAIKAVQKETGVKGKNLFMPIRVVTTGQTHGPELPNAIALIGKEKTIARVEKFAK; from the coding sequence ATGACGAAAACAGTTCGCGTTCGTTATGCACCATCGCCAACAGGATTCTTACATATCGGTGGCGCACGTACAGCATTATTCAATTATTTATATGCAAAACATCACAACGGTACTTTTGTAGTACGTATTGAAGATACAGATATTGAGCGTAATGTAGAGGGCGGGGAAGCTTCTCAACTTGATAACTTACGCTGGTTAGGCATTACACCGGATGAATCGATTGATATCGGTGGCCCATATGCACCTTACCGTCAAATGGAACGTCTTGATATTTATAAAGAGCATGCAGAAAAAATGCTGGAAAACGGACAGGCGTATAAATGTTTCTGTACTTCAGAAGAGCTTGAAGCATCACGCGAAAAACAAAAAGCACAAGGTGTTGCAGCACCTGCATATGATGGAAAATGCCGTCATTTAACAGCAGAGGAAGTTGCTGAAAAAGAGGCTGCTGGTATCCCGCACACAATTCGTATGCGTGTTCCGGAAAATGTTACGTATCAGTTCACTGATTTAGTTCGCGGCGAAGTATCGTTCGAATCAAAAGATATCGGCGACTGGGTACTTGTAAAAGCAAACGGTATTCCAACATACAATTATGCGGTAGTACTGGATGACCACTTCATGGAAATTACACATGTATTCCGTGGGGAAGAGCATTTATCAAACACACCAAAACAAATGATGATTTTTGACGCATTCGGATGGGAATATCCGCAATATGGTCATATGACATTAATCGTAAATGAAGAGCGCAAGAAATTATCGAAACGTGATGAATCAATCATCCAGTTCGTTACACAATACAAGGACCTTGGTTACTTACCGGAAGCGATGTTTAACTTCTTTGCATTGCTTGGCTGGTCACCGGAAGGAGAAGAGGAAATCTTCTCACATGACGAATTTGTAAAGCTGTTTGATGAAAAACGCTTATCAAAATCACCATCTATGTTTGATAAAACAAAACTAACATGGATGAACAACCAATATATTAAAAAAATGTCTCATGAAGAGGTAGTTGCTTTAGCATTGCCACACTTGCAAAAAGCGGGCTTACTTCCAGAAGAGCTGTCAGAAGAGCAACATGCATGGGCTTCTGATTTAATCGCGCTTTACCATGAGCAAATGAGCTTCGGTGCAGAAATCGTAGAATTATCGAGCCAATTTTTCACAGAAGAAATTGCATATGATGAAGAAGCAAATGAAGTGTTAGCGGGTGAGACTGTGCCGGCTGTTATGGCTTCATTTAAAACTCAATTAGAAGCTTTAGAAACTTTTGATGCCGCTTCAATTAAAGCAGCGATTAAAGCTGTACAAAAAGAAACGGGTGTAAAAGGTAAAAATCTGTTTATGCCAATCCGTGTTGTGACGACTGGTCAAACACATGGTCCGGAATTACCGAATGCCATTGCTTTAATCGGCAAGGAAAAAACAATTGCCCGTGTTGAAAAATTTGCAAAGTAA